A genomic window from Pyxicephalus adspersus chromosome 2, UCB_Pads_2.0, whole genome shotgun sequence includes:
- the LOC140322804 gene encoding uncharacterized protein, which yields MVGSSATTEQVNIQSSSSTIIVTKESSITTEQVTPESSRQTDLTTAEKVTDQSSPLSITTPVTFESLSSTEVTTVETSSSGSQNTTLSSEITTLVTNESFSSSKPVTNISQSITEHVTTELSTPKETITTESSRPTITLATSAPFSTESLKTTDFVSSGSSSTSESSTLEQSTSTSSTAISSNPTESGSTLTVSTTEAISSGTTFRTFESTTVVSSATTEQVTNQSSSPTITVTRESSITTEQITPESSRQTDLTTAEQGTAQSTLLVSTTPVTHESLSSTDTTTVTATSIETSNSGSQSNTFSSETTKIVTDESYSSLKPVTNNSPSITGHVTTELSTPKETITTDSFRPTSTLGTTTLFSTESLKTSDSVSSSSTTLKPSTLEQSMSTINILTNPTDSPTTPTGNTAESLSSKTTSKTFESTTTGSSATTEKVTAQSYSPTITVTKESLISTEQVTPESSRQTDLSTVQPVTDATSDSRTTASNLSEQTTITLIPDTSQVPIQTTTSTSQTSTKQSSVTRPCMNGGYDDGTKCVCNINFYGTFCEFILDEIRPTVEVSVDVVVTIVNVNFSEKLQDFESNEYKVFEERFKEQMALVYRTFPNYLRVKILNITQGSLVVDHLVYLDITTDQYDNVVTGISTTLHNTDCTSSKTINQTLCFVANNTKVEKGNINMTGACLNSTEIPPEVQKYYFPKNISGVITCVSECSPNSDNPRNCHKGQCSVTLKGPHCYCETVSEYWYTGDNCQNAISKPGVYAGVAVGVAVLLITIVVLAVISYRRRKKSDNDQLIEKEKQWYEDGWEEDNQSYSQRQSSSSSSEGSSVSNFQPHLEKVNPNVEMKVPRPTVMPNVFRRKSKS from the exons ATGGTGGGATCCTCAGCAACAACAGAGCAAGTTAACATTCAGTCGTCCAGCTCAACAATAATAGTTACAAAGGAATCATCAATTACCACGGAACAGGTTACTCCTGAATCATCTAGGCAAACAGACCTAACTACTGCTGAGAAAGTTACAGATCAATCATCACCATTAAGTATTACAACACCAGTTACGTTTGAATCACTAAGTTCCACAGAAGTAACAACAGTTGAAACATCAAGTTCTGGAAGTCAGAATACTACTCTTTCATCTGAAATAACTACATTAGTAACAAATGAGTCGTTTAGTTCTTCAAAACCTGTTACTAATATTTCTCAAAGTATAACAGAGCATGTAACAACAGAATTGTCCACACCAAAGGAAACTATCACAACTGAATCATCGAGACCCACCATCACACTTGCCACCAGTGCACCATTTTCAACTGAATCTCTCAAAACAACtgattttgtttcttcagggTCATCTTCAACATCGGAATCATCAACTCTAGAGCAATCAACATCTACATCAAGTACTGCAATATCATCCAATCCAACAGAAAGTGGTTCAACTCTCACTGTTAGTACAACTGAAGCAATATCTTCTGGAACAACTTTCAGAACATTTGAGTCTACCACGGTGGTATCCTCAGCAACAACAGAGCAAGTTACCAATCAGTCATCCAGCCCAACAATAACAGTTACAAGGGAATCATCAATTACAACAGAGCAGATTACTCCTGAATCATCCAGGCAAACAGACCTAACTACTGCTGAGCAAGGTACAGCTCAATCAACATTATTAGTTAGTACAACACCAGTTACACATGAATCACTAAGTTCTACAGATACAACCACAGTAACAGCAACTTCTATTGAAACATCAAATTCTGGAAGTCAGAGTAATACTTTTTCATCTGAAACAACTAAAATAGTAACCGATGAGTCGTATAGTTCTTTAAAACCTGTTACTAATAATTCTCCAAGTATAACAGGGCATGTGACAACAGAATTGTCCACACCAAAGGAAACTATCACAACTGATTCATTTAGACCCACCAGCACACTTGGCACCACTACACTATTTTCTACTGAATCTTTAAAAACATCTGATTCTGTTTCTTCATCATCTACAACACTGAAACCATCAACTTTGGAGCAATCAATgtccacaataaatatattaactaATCCAACAGACAGTCCAACAACTCCTACTGGTAATACAGCTGAATCTTTATCTTCTAAAACAACTTCAAAAACATTTGAGTCTACCACAACAGGATCCTCAGCAACAACTGAGAAAGTTACTGCTCAGTCTTACAGCCCAACAATAACAGTTACAAAGGAATCATTAATATCAACAGAACAGGTTACTCCTGAATCATCTAGGCAAACAGATCTAAGTACTGTTCAACCGGTTACTGATGCTACATCAGATTCCAGAACTACAGCGAGCAATTTGTCTGAGCAGACAACAATAACCTTAATACCAGACACTTCTCAAGTACCAATACAAACTACCACTTCTACTTCTCAGACATCAACTAAACAGTCAA GTGTTACCCGCCCCTGTATGAATGGAGGCTATGATGATGGGACAAAATGTGTGTGTAACATAAACTTCTATGGGACTTTTTGTGAATTCATCCTCGACGAGATCAGACCAA CTGTTGAAGTCTCTGTAGATGTTGTGGTCACCattgtaaatgtgaatttttctGAAAAACTTCAAGACTTTGAATCCAATGAATATAAAGTTTTTGAAGAGAGGTTTAAGGAACAG ATGGCCCTTGTGTACAGGACATTTCCAAACTACCTTCGTGTAAAGATTCTCAATATCAC CCAAGGAAGTCTTGTGGTTGACCACTTGGTTTATCTGGACATTACTACTGATCAGTATGACAATGTTGTGACTGGCATAAGTACTACACTACACAATACAGATTGTACCAGCTCTAAAACAATTAACC AAACTCTTTGTTTTGTGGCAAACAATACCAAAGTTGAAAAGGGTAACATAAATATGACAG GTGCCTGCTTAAATTCGACGGAAATACCACCAGAAGTTCAGAAATACTATTTTCCAAAGAACATATCCGGTGTGATAACGTGTGTTTCCGAATGCAGCCCCAATAGTGACAATCCCAGGAACTGCCACAAGGGACAATGCTCAGTGACGCTCAAAGGACCCCACTGCTA CTGTGAGACTGTCAGCGAGTACTGGTATACGGGAGACAACTGTCAAAATGCAATCAGTAAACCCGGAGTCTATGCTGGAGTGGCAGTTGGAGTTGCTGTGTTGCTCATCACAATTGTGGTGCTGGCTGTGATCTCATACCGACGACGGAAAAAGTCAGACAACGACCA GTTaatagaaaaagagaaacaatggTATGAGGATGGTTGGGAAGAAGACAATCAATCATACAGCCAACGGCAAAGTTCCTCCAGCAGCAGTGAAG ggtctTCAGTATCTAATTTTCAACCACACCTGGAAAAAGTCAACCCAAATGTGGAG ATGAAAGTTCCGAGACCTACTGTCATGCCAAATGTTTTCAGGCGAAAATCAAAAAGCTGA